A DNA window from Halococcus salsus contains the following coding sequences:
- a CDS encoding FxLYD domain-containing protein, with product MTHPPETESRRFSRRQVLALLGASGSVGLAGCGTGSGDVRYGDERDVDLPTTADTNASNASAASAAAARAQLEGDTYAVQLDALALRDHGMVVRDDYRGAVVRGSIENTGRQRIELVEVRARVYNSDGEQLGRYLDSTYDLAAGSTWSFEAIVLEDPADIASYDVAVLGSLG from the coding sequence GTGACCCACCCACCCGAGACCGAGTCGCGCCGATTCAGTCGACGGCAGGTCCTCGCCCTCCTCGGTGCGAGCGGGTCGGTCGGGCTCGCCGGCTGTGGAACCGGGAGCGGGGACGTCCGATACGGCGACGAGCGGGACGTCGACCTCCCGACGACCGCCGACACGAACGCATCGAACGCGAGCGCGGCGAGCGCCGCGGCGGCGCGCGCCCAACTGGAGGGCGACACCTACGCCGTGCAGCTCGACGCGCTGGCCCTCCGGGATCACGGAATGGTCGTCCGGGACGACTACCGGGGCGCGGTAGTCCGGGGGAGCATCGAGAACACCGGTCGCCAACGGATCGAGTTGGTCGAAGTCCGGGCACGGGTCTACAACAGCGATGGCGAGCAACTGGGCCGGTACCTCGACAGCACCTACGACCTCGCCGCGGGGTCGACGTGGAGCTTCGAGGCCATCGTTCTCGAAGACCCGGCGGACATCGCCTCGTACGACGTGGCGGTGCTCGGCTCGTTGGGATGA
- a CDS encoding tyrosine-type recombinase/integrase: MVELEPITPSEAKDLYLAQREGEVSEETLQSHHYRLKSFVSWLDDMDVRNMNSLTSRHIHKFRLFRKEEKDINKVTVRTQLSTIRVFVKFLESIDAVEQGLSEKILVPKMEGNENVRDRLLSSEQADNLLEYLRRYEYASRTHAMLEVLWSTGCRMGGLHSLDLGDFNREERSLAFRHRPSKGTRLKNKHAGERLVALPNDVADVLSDYIEVNRNEVEDDHGRSPLFTTSGNRMGKSQIRSLIYSATRPCQYGEECPHSRDPDECEANSYKDASKCPSSVSPHDIRRGGLTHLLKEGMPKEVVSDRANVEEGVLDKHYNKMTEQEKMEQRRDHLDNL, from the coding sequence ATGGTAGAACTCGAACCAATAACTCCGTCAGAAGCAAAGGACCTGTACCTCGCACAGAGGGAAGGAGAAGTATCGGAAGAAACGTTACAATCCCATCATTACAGGCTGAAGTCGTTCGTGTCATGGCTTGATGACATGGACGTTCGGAACATGAACAGTCTCACCTCTCGTCACATCCACAAGTTCCGGCTCTTTCGGAAGGAGGAGAAGGATATCAACAAAGTGACGGTGAGAACCCAACTCTCGACAATTCGAGTGTTCGTCAAATTCCTCGAATCGATCGATGCCGTGGAGCAGGGATTATCCGAGAAGATCCTCGTTCCGAAAATGGAGGGAAACGAGAATGTCCGTGATAGGCTCCTCTCCTCCGAGCAGGCCGACAACCTCCTCGAATATCTCCGCCGGTACGAATATGCGAGCAGGACTCATGCTATGCTCGAAGTATTGTGGTCCACTGGTTGCAGGATGGGCGGGCTACACTCCTTAGACCTCGGTGACTTTAACCGAGAGGAACGCTCGCTCGCCTTCCGTCATAGACCCAGCAAGGGCACTCGCTTGAAGAATAAGCATGCTGGCGAGAGGCTGGTCGCTCTCCCGAACGATGTGGCGGATGTGCTGTCAGACTACATCGAAGTCAATCGGAACGAGGTCGAAGACGATCATGGGCGGAGTCCTTTGTTCACGACCTCTGGAAACAGAATGGGTAAGTCTCAGATTAGGTCGCTGATCTACTCTGCTACAAGGCCCTGTCAGTACGGCGAGGAATGTCCTCATAGCAGGGACCCTGATGAGTGCGAGGCGAACTCGTACAAGGATGCCAGCAAATGTCCGTCGAGTGTATCGCCACACGATATTAGGCGAGGTGGACTGACCCACCTCTTGAAAGAGGGAATGCCCAAAGAGGTCGTTTCAGACAGGGCGAACGTCGAGGAAGGAGTACTCGACAAACACTACAATAAGATGACAGAACAAGAGAAGATGGAACAGAGGAGAGATCATCTAGACAACCTGTAA
- the cca gene encoding CCA tRNA nucleotidyltransferase, translating into MSDALDAVLARVRDRVTPDDDERARLDGAVARLTERTAAALDGLPVAADPLHVGSTARGTWLPGDRDIDLFVRFSPDLPRTDLERYGLAVGHDVLPDAHEEYAEHPYVVGEFDGFAVDLVPCYRVERASEIRSAVDRTPFHTRYLDARLDEGLATEVRLAKRFLDAIGVYGSDLRTRGFSGYLTELLVVEHGDFRSLVTAAADWHPPLEFDPESHGSRSFADPLTMVDPTDPGRNVAAVLSATNLARFQHYARDLLADPREALFTAESPVPLSADGVQRAVERRGTTPLALRFDAPDIVDDQLYPQLEKSVSGIVTALEGRGFDVLRRAAFADDTAVLFLELAVARRPAIERHEGPPVAAREHATRFYETYADRDCDGPFVDGERYVVEREREYRTARAFLDAGVFEDVALGADIETALGADIETALGDEYEVLEGDEVGALAEEFGTELAAYFSPSP; encoded by the coding sequence ATGAGCGACGCCCTCGACGCCGTGCTCGCGCGGGTTCGCGACCGCGTCACGCCCGACGACGACGAGCGCGCGCGTCTCGACGGGGCCGTCGCCCGGCTCACCGAACGCACCGCTGCGGCGCTCGACGGCCTCCCCGTCGCGGCCGACCCCCTCCACGTGGGTTCCACGGCCCGGGGGACCTGGCTCCCCGGCGACCGCGACATCGACCTGTTCGTTCGGTTCTCGCCCGACCTCCCGCGGACGGACCTCGAACGCTACGGGCTCGCGGTGGGTCACGACGTCCTCCCCGACGCCCACGAGGAGTACGCCGAGCATCCCTACGTCGTCGGCGAGTTCGACGGGTTCGCGGTCGACCTCGTGCCCTGCTACCGCGTCGAACGCGCGAGCGAGATCCGATCCGCGGTCGACCGCACGCCGTTTCACACCCGCTACCTCGACGCCCGGCTCGACGAGGGCTTGGCCACCGAAGTCAGGCTCGCGAAGCGCTTCCTCGACGCCATCGGCGTCTACGGCAGCGACCTCCGCACGCGGGGGTTCTCGGGCTACCTCACGGAGCTCCTCGTCGTCGAGCACGGCGACTTCCGCTCGCTGGTGACCGCCGCGGCCGACTGGCACCCGCCCCTCGAGTTCGACCCCGAATCCCACGGGAGCCGTTCGTTCGCCGACCCGTTGACGATGGTCGACCCCACCGACCCCGGGCGCAACGTCGCGGCGGTGCTCTCGGCCACGAACCTCGCACGTTTCCAACACTACGCCCGCGACCTCCTGGCCGACCCGCGCGAGGCGCTCTTCACGGCCGAATCACCAGTTCCGCTCTCGGCCGACGGCGTGCAGCGGGCGGTCGAGCGCCGCGGCACCACCCCGCTCGCGCTCCGGTTCGACGCCCCCGACATCGTCGACGACCAGCTCTACCCCCAGCTCGAAAAGTCGGTGTCGGGCATCGTGACCGCGCTGGAAGGACGGGGGTTCGACGTGCTCCGGAGGGCCGCGTTCGCCGACGACACGGCGGTGCTGTTCCTCGAACTCGCCGTCGCTCGCCGACCCGCGATCGAACGCCACGAGGGCCCGCCGGTGGCCGCACGCGAGCACGCCACGCGGTTCTACGAGACCTACGCCGACCGGGACTGCGACGGCCCGTTCGTCGACGGCGAGCGGTACGTCGTCGAGCGCGAGCGCGAGTACCGCACCGCCCGCGCGTTCCTCGACGCCGGGGTGTTCGAGGACGTCGCGCTCGGGGCGGACATCGAGACCGCGCTCGGGGCGGACATCGAGACCGCGCTCGGCGACGAGTACGAAGTTCTGGAGGGTGACGAGGTCGGCGCGCTCGCCGAGGAGTTCGGGACGGAGCTCGCGGCCTACTTCTCGCCGAGCCCGTGA
- a CDS encoding histone deacetylase family protein — translation MRFGYSTDCLRHDPGPRHPESPDRLRAIRRGLAHRHGVEYIDADPITSETARRVHDDDYVQEFREFCDSGGGQWDPDTVAVEATWEAACKSAGLAVWAAEEAVAGATGRDTPFSLGRPPGHHAVADDAMGFCFFNNAAVAAQATLDDGLDRVAVIDWDVHHGNGTQDIFYDRDDVCYCSIHEHGLYPGTGTVDETGTGEGTGTTVNIPFRAGSGDAAYVEAIETAFAPVLAGFDPDLLLISAGFDAHVNDPISRMSVSTEGYGVLAARARSLADRLDAALGFVLEGGYGLETIADGVEMTNEVFDGYEPVEPDDEVDEEAQSVIDDARAAHGLGEK, via the coding sequence ATGAGATTCGGCTACTCCACCGACTGCCTCCGACACGACCCGGGTCCGCGCCACCCCGAGAGCCCAGACCGGCTCCGGGCGATCCGGCGCGGCCTCGCGCACCGCCACGGCGTCGAGTATATCGACGCCGACCCGATCACCTCCGAGACCGCCCGTCGAGTCCACGACGACGACTACGTCCAGGAGTTCAGGGAGTTCTGCGACTCGGGCGGTGGCCAGTGGGACCCCGACACCGTCGCGGTCGAGGCGACCTGGGAGGCGGCGTGCAAGAGCGCTGGCCTCGCGGTGTGGGCCGCCGAGGAAGCCGTAGCGGGCGCGACGGGACGTGACACGCCGTTCTCGCTCGGTCGCCCGCCGGGCCACCACGCCGTCGCCGACGACGCGATGGGGTTTTGCTTCTTCAACAACGCCGCGGTCGCCGCCCAGGCCACCCTCGACGACGGCCTCGACCGGGTCGCGGTGATCGACTGGGACGTCCACCACGGCAACGGCACCCAGGACATCTTTTACGACCGCGACGACGTCTGCTACTGTTCGATCCACGAACACGGCCTCTACCCCGGCACCGGCACCGTCGACGAGACCGGGACCGGCGAGGGAACGGGCACGACGGTCAACATCCCCTTCCGGGCGGGTAGCGGCGACGCGGCCTACGTTGAAGCGATCGAAACCGCGTTCGCGCCGGTGCTCGCTGGCTTCGACCCCGACCTGCTCCTCATCAGCGCGGGCTTCGACGCCCACGTGAACGACCCGATCTCGCGGATGTCGGTTTCGACGGAGGGCTACGGCGTGCTGGCGGCGCGCGCCCGCTCGCTCGCCGACCGGCTCGACGCGGCGCTCGGGTTCGTGCTCGAAGGCGGCTACGGCCTCGAAACGATCGCCGACGGTGTCGAGATGACCAACGAGGTCTTCGACGGCTACGAACCGGTCGAGCCCGACGACGAGGTCGACGAGGAGGCCCAGAGCGTGATCGACGACGCCCGCGCGGCTCACGGGCTCGGCGAGAAGTAG
- a CDS encoding histone, with protein sequence MSVELPFAPVDAVIRRRAGSLRVSSEATEALARRIQRHGAGLAREAADRATADGRKTLRTDDFDAEPPEDDPELPVAPVDRIARLDIDDRYRVSMDARVVLAALLERYAERVAAAAAVLARHAGRRTITLADVETYFELEPYYTPHHTG encoded by the coding sequence ATGAGCGTCGAGCTCCCGTTCGCGCCCGTCGATGCCGTGATCCGGCGACGGGCGGGCTCGCTTCGGGTCAGCAGCGAGGCCACCGAAGCCCTCGCCCGCCGGATCCAGCGCCACGGTGCGGGGCTCGCCCGCGAGGCCGCCGACCGGGCGACCGCGGACGGGCGCAAGACGCTACGAACCGACGACTTCGACGCCGAACCGCCCGAGGACGACCCCGAACTCCCGGTCGCACCGGTCGACCGCATCGCCCGTCTCGACATCGACGACCGCTATCGCGTCTCGATGGACGCCCGGGTCGTCCTCGCGGCGCTCCTCGAACGGTACGCCGAGCGGGTCGCGGCCGCGGCGGCGGTGCTCGCGCGCCACGCCGGTCGCCGCACCATCACGCTCGCCGACGTCGAGACCTACTTCGAACTCGAACCGTACTACACCCCCCACCACACCGGATGA